In Melitaea cinxia chromosome Z, ilMelCinx1.1, whole genome shotgun sequence, a single window of DNA contains:
- the LOC123668562 gene encoding LITAF domain-containing protein translates to MEKGGNPPPYGWSNGRTMQPPPAAPPSYSQAVGGVGPSSPYTPQYSPSSGPAIVTTVVPVGPQPTHMICPSCHAEMNTYTQTKPGLIAYISGAVICFLGGFLGCCLIPCCIDSCMDVHHKCPNCGAYLGRYRR, encoded by the exons ATGGAGAAAGGTGGCAATCCCCCGCCATATGGTTGGAGCAACGGGCGTACGATGCAGCCTCCTCCGGCTGCTCCGCCGAGCTATTCCCAAGCTGTTGGAGGAGTGGGTCCCTCTAGTCCGTACACCCCGCAATATTCTCCAT CATCTGGACCAGCTATAGTCACTACAGTGGTTCCAGTGGGACCACAGCCCACGCACATGATATGCCCAAGTTGCCATGCTGAGATGAACACTTACACACAGACAAAGCCAGGACTTATTGCCTATATATCTGGGGCAGTTATCTGTTTCTTGGG AGGTTTCCTTGGCTGTTGCTTGATACCCTGTTGCATAGACAGCTGCATGGATGTCCATCATAAATGTCCCAACTGTGGAGCATATCTCGGTCGATACAGGcgataa
- the LOC123668421 gene encoding ATPase family AAA domain-containing protein 3A homolog encodes MSWLFGYSRPQPPPSDEPPAEGGGAAAAPVNLTKAEKKAMEAYRFDSSALERAAQAARELERSRHAKDALELSKLQEATRQQEQMAKIKEYEAAIEQAKVDQKRVDHEERRKTLQEETNQHKMRAQYQDQLAKTRYEEQLLQHQRNQDEILKKQEESVAKQEAMRRATIEHEMELREKNKLKAIEAEARARAKADRENRDITLEQIKLKAAENRTTILESIQTAGNVIGTGLNALVTDWDKTLAAAGGLSLLALGVYTAKGATSVTARFIEARIGKPTLVNETSRFSLLEAVKHPILTISRAIANFRKPSDALAGVVLAPNLEKRLRDIAIATKNTKVNKGFYRNLLMYGPPGTGKTLFSKKLAKHSGMDYAIMTGGDVAPMGKHAVAAIHKMFDWANTSRKGVLLFIDEADAFLHKRSSAQISEDLRAALNAFLYRTSDQSSRIMLVLASNTPQQFDSAINDRLDKMIEFGLPGLEERERLIRLYFDKFVLQPASEGKRRLNVDQFDYGALCAKLAERTAGMSGRALSKLGVAWQAAAYASDDGRLTEQMCIEICDDAVQDHRQKMEWLSAEEKTRSMMPYLLDLPPLDKTTENIQKATIKELPETKEEPKSKATKKKLKEDIDK; translated from the exons ATGTCTTGGTTATTTGGGTACAGCCGGCCTCAGCCGCCGCCTTCAGATGAGCCTCCAGCGGAAGGCGGTGGTGCCGCCGCCGCTCCAGTTAACCTTACGAAAGCTGAAAAGAAAGCCATGGAAGCATATAGATTCGATTCCAGCGCTCTGGAGCGAGCTGCCCAGGCAGCCCGGGAGCTGGAAAGATCAA GGCATGCTAAAGATGCATTGGAACTTAGTAAGCTACAAGAAGCAACTCGTCAACAGGAACAAATGGCCAAGATAAAAGAATATGAAGCTGCTATAGAACAGGCCAAAGTTGATCAGAAAAGGGTTGATCATGAAGAAAGACGTAAAACGCTACAG gaAGAGACAAACCAGCATAAAATGCGTGCACAATACCAAGATCAATTAGCAAAGACTCGTTACGAAGAACAATTACTCCAACATCAAAGAAATCAAGATGAGATATtgaaaaa GCAAGAAGAAAGTGTGGCAAAACAAGAAGCAATGCGTCGGGCAACAATCGAGCATGAAATGGAGTTGCGTGAAAAAAATAAGCTAAAAGCTATAGAAGCAGAGGCAAGAGCTCGTGCTAAAGCTGACCGAGAAAACCGAGATATAACATTAGAACAAATTAAACTCAAGGCAGCTGAGAATAGGACTACTATTTTGGAAAGTATACA GACCGCAGGAAACGTCATAGGAACAGGTCTAAATGCTCTTGTCACTGACTGGGACAAAACTTTGGCAGCAGCTGGAGGCTTATCTTTGTTAGCTCTTGGTGTATACACAGCTAAAGGAGCAACGTCTGTAACAGCTCGTTTTATTGAAGCCCGAAttg GTAAACCAACGCTAGTAAATGAAACATCAAGGTTTTCTCTCTTGGAGGCAGTCAAACACCCCATTCTTACGATATCACGTGCCATTGCAAATTTCAGAAAACCATCAGATGCATTAGCAGGTGTAGTTTTGGCACCTAACTTAGAGAAAAGGTTAAGAGATATTGCTATAGCGACAAAGAATACCAAAGTTAATAAAGGTTTTTACAGAAATTTGCTTATGTACGGACCACCTGGAACTGGTAAAACTTTGTTCTCAAAA aaACTGGCCAAGCATTCTGGTATGGATTACGCTATAATGACGGGTGGTGATGTTGCTCCTATGGGTAAGCATGCTGTTGCAGCTATACACAAGATGTTTGACTGGGCTAACACAAGTCGGAAAG gtgTGCTACTTTTTATTGATGAAGCTGATGCATTCCTTCATAAACGTTCATCCGCACAAATAAGCGAAGACTTGAGAGCAGCTCTAAATGCTTTTCTATATCGGACATCAGATCAAAGCAGTCGTATAATGTTGGTGCTAGCCTCCAACACACCACAACAGTTTGATTCGGCTATCAATGACAGGTTGGATAAGATGATTGAGTTTGGTCTTCCTGGTCTTGAGGAAAGAGAACGTTTAATCAGATTGTATTTTGATAAGTTTGTACTACAACCTGCTTCTGAGGGCAAGAG ACGCCTCAATGTAGACCAGTTTGATTATGGTGCGCTATGTGCTAAATTAGCAGAGAGAACAGCAGGTATGTCCGGTAGAGCGTTGTCCAAACTTGGTGTAGCGTGGCAAGCCGCTGCCTATGCTTCGGACGATGGTCGACTCACGGAACAAATGTGCATAGAAATATGTGATGATGCTGTCCAGGATCATAGACAAAAG atgGAGTGGCTGTCAGCAGAAGAAAAAACGAGAAGTATGATGCCATATCTCTTAGATTTGCCTCCTCTGGATAAAACTACTGAAAATATTCAAAAGGCAACAATTAAAGAGCTGCCGGAAACCAAAGAGGAACCTAAATCAAAGGCAACTAAGAAAAAACTCAAGGAAGACATAGACAAGTGA
- the LOC123668422 gene encoding ras-related protein Rab-21-like, with the protein MSTAPSGTYNFKVVLLGEGCVGKTSILLRYIEDKFNDKHLTTLQATFLNKKLNINGKRINLSIWDTAGQEKFHALGPIYYRNSNGAILVYDITDEDSFGKVKNWVKELKKMLGSDIVLVIAGNKVDLEHERTVPLEEAESYAKMVGAKHFYTSAKLNQGVEELFLELTREMVERFEQNSRTEVNRTSRVLVVEDETPTQSSCCSGSRSN; encoded by the exons ATGAGCACCGCACCGAGTGGAACATATAATTTCAAAGTTGTGTTATTAGGGGAAGGCTGTGTCGGCAAAACATCAATTTTACTACGTTACATCGAAGACAAATTCAATGATAAACATTTGACTACGCTACAG gCAACCTTCTTGAATAAGAAACTTAATATTAATGGTAAGCGTATCAATCTCTCAATATGGGACACGGCTGGTCAAGAGAAGTTTCATGCCCTAGGTCCCATTTACTATCGAAACTCAAATGGTGCAATACTTGTTTATGACATCACAGATGAGGATTCATTTGGAAAG gtAAAAAATTGGGTGAAAGAATTAAAGAAAATGCTTGGTTCAGATATAGTGTTGGTGATTGCTGGCAACAAAGTTGATTTAGAACATGAAAGGACTGTACCTCTGGAAGAAGCTGAAAG CTATGCTAAAATGGTAGGTGCTAAACATTTCTACACATCGGCAAAATTAAACCAGGGTGTCGAAGAACTGTTTCTGGAATTGACACGAGAGATGGTAGAACGTTTCGAACAAAACTCTCGGACTGAAGTGAATCGAACATCGAGGGTTTTAGTCGTTGAAGACGAGACACCAACACAGTCATCTTGTTGCTCGGGTTCACGAAGTAACTGA